The following are from one region of the Paenibacillus sp. JZ16 genome:
- a CDS encoding carbohydrate ABC transporter permease, giving the protein MVNNKRFSLRNISLFGIINTLILTCLAIITVYPVVYITAVSLSATSEVVQGNITLFPKGFNLDAYAQVLNDDRVPRAYLNTIFYTALGTVINLLLTAVAAYPLARKNFFGRKFFLLAIIMTMFLNPGIIPNYLIVSELGLLDSVWALVLPNAIWTFELLILKSFYENMSESLREAAVVDGASEYRILFQIVLPLSKPALASIGLFYFMGHWNSFFIPLIYLNDANMYPLQVVLRDMLIFSENGSNPSLVDASALAPQAMKNATIVLSMIPVLLIYPFAQKYFAKGVMLGSEKG; this is encoded by the coding sequence ATGGTAAACAACAAACGCTTCAGCCTTCGGAATATCTCATTGTTTGGCATCATCAATACGCTGATTCTGACGTGCCTTGCCATTATTACCGTGTACCCTGTCGTGTATATCACCGCCGTTTCCCTCAGTGCAACTTCCGAAGTGGTGCAAGGGAATATCACCTTGTTTCCCAAGGGATTTAATCTGGATGCCTATGCCCAGGTGCTAAATGATGACCGGGTGCCTCGCGCCTACCTGAACACGATTTTTTATACCGCGCTCGGTACGGTGATTAATCTGCTGCTTACGGCCGTAGCGGCTTATCCGCTCGCACGTAAAAACTTTTTCGGGCGCAAGTTCTTTCTGCTGGCAATCATCATGACCATGTTCCTGAATCCGGGGATCATTCCGAACTACCTAATTGTATCGGAGCTTGGCCTGCTGGACAGCGTATGGGCGCTCGTGCTTCCGAATGCGATTTGGACCTTTGAACTGTTAATCCTCAAAAGCTTCTACGAGAACATGTCGGAATCTCTGCGTGAGGCAGCTGTTGTTGACGGCGCTTCCGAGTACCGTATTCTGTTCCAGATCGTGCTTCCGCTGTCCAAACCGGCGCTGGCCTCAATCGGATTGTTTTACTTCATGGGTCACTGGAACAGCTTCTTTATCCCGCTGATTTATCTGAACGATGCGAATATGTATCCGCTCCAGGTCGTGCTTAGGGATATGCTGATTTTCAGCGAGAACGGCAGCAACCCGAGTCTGGTGGATGCGTCGGCGCTTGCTCCGCAAGCCATGAAGAATGCAACCATCGTGCTGTCGATGATTCCGGTGCTGCTGATCTATCCGTTTGCCCAGAAGTATTTTGCCAAAGGGGTCATGCTAGGTTCCGAGAAGGGATAA